A single Penaeus vannamei isolate JL-2024 chromosome 22, ASM4276789v1, whole genome shotgun sequence DNA region contains:
- the LOC113808082 gene encoding uncharacterized protein, producing MKVLIIITLFIFGNHAVPDGYGATGGLSREGSIARGGGFSGRGQVSSGIASSSGGRFSSVGRASGGGGFSSGGRVSSGGGSSGAGRVSAGGLSGGGGFSSGRGFSSGGGFSSGRGFSSGGGFSSGRGFSSGGGFSSGRGFSSGGGFSSGSGSGGCSAGTVLHVDGSCVTPKITRSVYVYDAPVQPSAPSGPPPRIPPPRVDHNIVFVRAPERGAGPEPIVVPPPQQENIIYVLNKNEGGEGQRVIEVQAPPPSEPEVFFVNYADGENPQLPIGVDLQTALQAAANGGGQVVGGAGVAGGSGVGLGSSGGFGASRGFGGTGGGFSGSGGFGNVFGGSGAFAGTGGIGGGSGGGGFGNGVSQAGGGFVGGFGDSGEVVFAGGSGGSRASAPTSTYSAP from the exons ATGAAGGTCTTG ATCATAATTACACTGTTCATATTTGGAAACCATGCTGTTCCTGATGGGTATGGAGCAACAGGAGGTTTGTCTCGCGAAGGAAGTATTGCTAGAGGAGGAGGATTCTCTGGCAGAGGACAAGTCTCAAGTGGAATAGCATCATCTAGTGGAGGAAGATTTTCTAGTGTAGGAAGAGCCTCTGGCGGAGGAGGATTCTCAAGTGGAGGACGAGTTTCCAGTGGAGGCGGATCCTCCGGTGCGGGAAGAGTCTCTGCTGGAGGATtatctggaggaggaggattttctAGTGGAAGAGGATTCTCGAGTGGTGGAGGATTTTCTAGTGGAAGAGGATTCTCGAGTGGTGGAGGATTTTCTAGTGGAAGAGGATTCTCGAGTGGTGGAGGATTTTCTAGTGGAAGAGGATTCTCAAGTGGTGGAGGATTTTCTAGTGGTAGTGGATCTGGAGGTTGTAGCGCAGGAACGGTCTTACATGTGGATGGATCTTGCGTCACCCCCAAAATTACAAGAAGTGTGTACGTGTACGACGCTCCTGTACAACCCTCAGCTCCAAGTGGGCCACCACCAAGGATTCCACCGCCAAGGGTTGACCACAATATCGTCTTTGTGCGTGCTCCTGAGAGAGGCGCCGGTCCCGAGCCTATTGTTGTACCACCGCCACAGCAAGAAAATATCATATACGTGCTCAacaaaaatgaaggaggagaaggacagcgAGTTATCGAAGTAcaagctcctcctccttctgaacCCGAGGTGTTCTTCGTCAACTATGCTGATGGCGAAAATCCTCAACTCCCAATTGGCGTGGATCTTCAAACTGCTCTTCAAGCTGCAGCCAACGGAGGAGGACAAGTCGTCGGTGGCGCTGGAGTTGCTGGAGGAAGTGGAGTTGGACTGGGTAGTAGTGGAGGCTTTGGAGCTAGTAGAGGCTTTGGCGGAACAGGAGGTGGATTTAGCGGAAGTGGAGGATTTGGAAATGTGTTTGGAGGCAGCGGAGCATTCGCTGGAACAGGAGGGATTGgtggaggatcaggaggaggtgGTTTTGGCAATGGAGTAAGTCAAGCGGGTGGAGGATTTGTTGGTGGCTTCGGAGACAGCGGAGAAGTGGTTTTCGCCGGAGGGTCAGGAGGGAGTCGCGCTAGTGCTCCAACATCAACTTACAGTGCTCCCTAA